In the genome of Deinococcus sp. KSM4-11, one region contains:
- a CDS encoding glucose-1-phosphate thymidylyltransferase, giving the protein MKAIIPAAGLGTRLRPLTYTRPKPVLRVAGQPIIRHAIRTLQQAGITDIGVVVSDITREEIQHALRNVTGVEITLINQHEQLGLGHAVLTAREWVGDSDFCVYLGDNLFEFGALPFVEHFQAERPAALIALVEVEDPTSFGVAQMDGERIVRLVEKPKNPPSNLAVAGLYCFTPEIFKVLDGMPPSARGEYEITDGIQGLIERGQTVVGQAVKGWWKDTGRPDDLLDANRLLLERIETDIRGTVEDSVLTGRVVVPPTARVIRSKIVGPVLLAEGVLIEDAYIGPFTSIGKGSVIRAAEVEHSVLDEGAIIENVHRRLQDCLIGVRARVSGNRIMPRTHKLTISDASVVELV; this is encoded by the coding sequence GTGAAAGCCATTATTCCTGCCGCTGGTCTGGGGACGCGCCTGCGGCCACTCACCTACACGCGCCCCAAGCCGGTGCTCCGTGTGGCCGGTCAGCCGATCATCCGCCACGCGATCCGCACCCTGCAACAGGCGGGCATCACGGACATCGGCGTGGTCGTCTCGGACATCACGCGTGAGGAAATCCAGCACGCGCTGCGCAACGTGACGGGCGTGGAGATCACGCTGATCAACCAGCACGAACAGCTGGGCCTGGGGCACGCGGTGCTCACGGCGCGCGAGTGGGTGGGCGACTCGGACTTCTGCGTGTATCTAGGCGACAACCTCTTCGAGTTCGGGGCGCTGCCCTTCGTGGAGCACTTCCAGGCCGAGCGTCCGGCCGCGCTGATCGCGCTGGTTGAGGTCGAGGATCCCACATCCTTCGGCGTGGCCCAGATGGACGGTGAACGTATCGTGCGGCTGGTCGAGAAGCCCAAGAATCCGCCCAGCAACCTGGCGGTGGCGGGGCTGTACTGCTTCACGCCGGAGATCTTCAAGGTGCTGGACGGCATGCCGCCTTCGGCGCGCGGCGAGTACGAGATCACCGACGGCATCCAGGGCCTGATCGAGCGGGGCCAGACCGTGGTGGGGCAGGCGGTGAAGGGCTGGTGGAAGGACACTGGGCGGCCCGACGATCTGCTGGACGCCAACCGCCTGCTGCTGGAGCGGATCGAGACGGACATCCGGGGAACGGTCGAGGATTCGGTGCTGACCGGACGAGTGGTCGTGCCGCCCACGGCGCGCGTGATCCGCAGCAAGATCGTGGGGCCGGTGCTTTTGGCCGAGGGCGTGCTCATCGAGGATGCGTACATCGGGCCCTTTACCAGCATCGGGAAGGGCAGCGTGATCCGCGCGGCCGAGGTGGAGCACTCGGTGCTGGACGAGGGCGCCATCATCGAGAACGTGCACCGGCGACTGCAGGACTGCCTGATCGGGGTGCGCGCGCGGGTCAGCGGCAACCGCATCATGCCACGCACGCACAAACTGACGATTTCCGACGCGAGCGTCGTCGAACTGGTGTAA
- a CDS encoding DUF177 domain-containing protein: MTDSPRIHLGSLLRASEDAHAEGTLDHLQYEQGGQVQTLSFAEPAAYEVDVNSLGGHEMYLQGTFEPTLTMDCARCLRPVEVPLEITLGTLMRYEPSADAPYLEEAESGEEVLVFGDPNVDLSAYLAETTLLNAPLSVLHDPACKGLCQVCGHDLNEGPCEHMAQVPVEEIDDDLGIPEGTTHAKQNPFAALADLKLPEDG; this comes from the coding sequence ATGACCGATTCGCCCCGCATTCATCTGGGTTCCCTGCTGCGCGCCTCCGAGGACGCGCACGCCGAGGGCACCCTGGATCACCTCCAGTACGAACAGGGTGGGCAGGTGCAGACCCTGTCCTTCGCCGAGCCGGCCGCCTATGAGGTGGATGTCAATTCCCTCGGCGGCCACGAGATGTACCTGCAGGGCACCTTCGAGCCGACCCTGACCATGGACTGTGCCCGCTGCCTGCGGCCGGTCGAGGTGCCGCTGGAGATCACGCTCGGTACCCTGATGCGCTACGAGCCGTCGGCGGACGCGCCGTACCTGGAGGAAGCGGAATCCGGGGAGGAGGTGCTGGTGTTCGGCGACCCGAACGTGGATCTCAGCGCGTACCTGGCCGAGACGACGCTGCTGAACGCGCCGCTGAGCGTGCTCCACGATCCGGCCTGCAAGGGCCTGTGCCAAGTGTGCGGCCACGACCTGAACGAGGGCCCGTGCGAGCACATGGCGCAGGTACCGGTCGAGGAGATCGACGACGACCTGGGCATCCCGGAGGGCACCACGCACGCCAAGCAGAATCCCTTCGCGGCCCTGGCCGACCTGAAGCTGCCAGAGGACGGATGA
- the moaC gene encoding cyclic pyranopterin monophosphate synthase MoaC: MSEAGPPDLAPELTHFRDGLPRMVDVTDKVATTRTATAEAWVRLPTEARSALLAGTNLKGDPLVVARLGGLAGSKRTADLILLCHPIPVTGADVQVSLEEAGVRVQATVRTTAPTGVEMEALTAATVAALNVYDMLKAASKAIEITGVRLLSKTGGKSGDYHATEVTAT, encoded by the coding sequence ATGAGCGAGGCCGGCCCGCCCGATCTGGCGCCGGAGCTGACACACTTCCGGGATGGCCTGCCGCGCATGGTGGACGTGACAGACAAGGTGGCCACCACCCGCACCGCGACCGCCGAGGCCTGGGTGCGCCTGCCGACAGAAGCGCGCTCGGCCCTGCTGGCCGGCACCAATCTGAAAGGCGATCCGCTGGTCGTGGCGCGGCTGGGCGGTCTGGCAGGCAGCAAGCGCACGGCGGACCTGATCCTGCTGTGCCACCCGATTCCCGTCACGGGCGCGGACGTGCAGGTCTCGCTGGAGGAGGCGGGAGTGCGGGTACAGGCCACGGTACGCACGACCGCCCCGACCGGTGTGGAGATGGAAGCGCTGACGGCCGCGACCGTGGCGGCGCTGAACGTGTATGACATGCTCAAGGCCGCCAGCAAGGCCATCGAGATCACAGGGGTGCGTCTGCTGAGCAAGACCGGGGGCAAGAGCGGCGATTACCACGCCACCGAGGTCACGGCCACGTAG
- a CDS encoding polymer-forming cytoskeletal protein, whose translation MGMEQRDNLGVAGDDARQTPLYLDLLHREAEGDLSAEERAILASLPDQPGLDGQRRSLAHATALLRSLPPPTVTAPLARVVAADIALAATLRAPAPSRSVAAEVASSVALAARLPTPPLPRSVAPAVLAEMQGRHLLEDLPTPRLHVSVAAAVVSDVAWATRLTVPPARPPRSVAADVVSRLHQETIPTRPSPAAPAGAPATLTPTASGWHTPLVPRHNPAPLALVVALMVGLTLLAVTTAWPNLAAGALVLRTLVAQVSPLAGLGLLLLLLTSALVTWRPRPAMQWAGAGAFTLSALLTLPAVADVVARGEVHFGRSVTVRGPVSGNVIAVGGNINLTPSARVDGEVVTLLGDVRREPGAQVAGHVSALLGRVPGDPAALQTTLPDGIGMATAAAFRPVLGWLGSAAWPQVFITLTGGALLMLFVAGLAPMLARRQRHAPVRTLALGVLVLAALLVPAFLLAITGLLGPALIACALTGVLVALGLSVSAYDAGRTLARRLHLPVPDAVGALLGLSAVAATLGEPPLALSVALVGGAWGAGTLLLTRGVRAA comes from the coding sequence ATGGGCATGGAGCAGCGGGACAACCTGGGCGTGGCGGGCGACGATGCCCGCCAGACCCCGTTGTATCTCGACCTGCTGCACCGCGAGGCGGAGGGTGACCTGAGCGCCGAGGAACGCGCCATCCTGGCCAGTCTGCCGGATCAGCCCGGCCTGGACGGCCAGCGCCGCTCCCTGGCGCACGCCACGGCCCTGCTGCGCTCCTTGCCGCCTCCCACCGTGACCGCTCCGCTGGCCCGCGTGGTGGCGGCCGACATTGCCCTGGCGGCCACGCTCCGCGCTCCCGCTCCGTCCCGCAGCGTGGCGGCCGAGGTCGCGTCGTCCGTGGCGCTCGCGGCGCGGTTGCCCACGCCTCCCCTCCCCCGCTCCGTCGCGCCGGCGGTGCTGGCCGAGATGCAGGGACGCCACCTCCTCGAAGACCTGCCTACGCCTCGCCTGCACGTCAGCGTCGCGGCGGCGGTCGTGTCCGACGTGGCGTGGGCCACCCGCCTCACGGTTCCCCCCGCACGGCCCCCGCGCTCCGTGGCGGCCGACGTCGTCTCTCGACTGCACCAGGAGACCATCCCGACCCGGCCGTCCCCAGCTGCTCCGGCAGGCGCCCCGGCAACGCTGACGCCCACCGCCAGCGGCTGGCACACCCCGTTGGTGCCCCGGCACAACCCCGCGCCTCTGGCCCTGGTCGTCGCGCTGATGGTCGGCCTGACCCTGCTGGCCGTCACGACCGCGTGGCCGAACCTTGCGGCGGGCGCCCTGGTGCTGCGCACCCTGGTCGCGCAGGTCTCTCCCCTGGCCGGCCTGGGCCTGCTGCTGCTGCTGCTCACGTCCGCCCTCGTCACGTGGCGGCCCCGTCCGGCCATGCAGTGGGCCGGGGCCGGGGCCTTCACGCTGAGCGCCCTGCTGACCCTGCCCGCCGTGGCGGACGTCGTCGCCCGTGGCGAGGTGCATTTCGGGCGCAGCGTGACCGTGCGGGGGCCGGTCAGCGGCAACGTGATCGCCGTGGGCGGCAACATCAACCTCACGCCGAGCGCCCGCGTGGACGGCGAGGTCGTCACGCTGCTCGGCGACGTGCGCCGCGAGCCTGGCGCGCAGGTCGCCGGTCATGTCAGCGCCCTGCTGGGGCGCGTGCCCGGTGACCCCGCCGCCCTTCAGACCACGCTACCCGACGGCATTGGCATGGCCACCGCCGCGGCGTTCCGCCCTGTGCTCGGCTGGCTGGGCAGCGCCGCGTGGCCGCAGGTATTCATCACCCTGACCGGCGGAGCGCTGCTGATGCTGTTCGTCGCGGGCCTCGCTCCCATGCTCGCCCGCCGGCAGCGGCACGCGCCGGTCCGCACCCTGGCCTTGGGTGTGCTGGTGCTGGCGGCGCTGCTGGTGCCCGCGTTCCTGCTGGCCATCACCGGGCTGCTCGGGCCCGCCCTGATCGCCTGTGCGCTGACCGGCGTGCTGGTCGCCCTGGGCCTGAGCGTCAGCGCCTACGACGCCGGACGTACCCTGGCCCGCCGCCTGCACCTTCCGGTGCCGGACGCCGTGGGCGCGCTGCTGGGCCTGAGCGCCGTGGCCGCCACGCTGGGCGAACCGCCCCTGGCCCTGAGCGTCGCGCTGGTCGGCGGCGCGTGGGGCGCGGGCACGCTGCTGCTCACGCGGGGCGTGCGGGCCGCGTAA
- a CDS encoding cytochrome c, with product MDSHSPDRGFSVREIGGGLAFLVLGVVLGIGAYGAGGRLAGAGSGAAVSAAPATATPDGQALFASTCAGCHGAQAQGGIGPTLHAAARWTDTQFARAVLSGQTPTRELNAVMPRFGSVGLDGAPATDAQIAAIHTFLSTLK from the coding sequence ATGGACAGCCACAGTCCGGACCGGGGCTTCAGCGTCCGCGAGATCGGTGGCGGCCTCGCGTTCCTGGTGCTGGGGGTGGTGCTGGGGATCGGGGCCTACGGAGCCGGAGGGCGCCTCGCCGGGGCGGGCAGTGGCGCGGCCGTCAGCGCGGCGCCCGCCACCGCCACCCCGGACGGCCAGGCCCTCTTCGCCAGCACCTGTGCCGGCTGCCACGGCGCGCAGGCCCAGGGCGGCATTGGCCCGACCCTGCACGCGGCGGCCCGCTGGACGGACACGCAGTTCGCCCGAGCTGTCCTGAGCGGCCAGACTCCCACCCGCGAACTGAACGCGGTCATGCCACGGTTCGGGAGCGTCGGCCTGGACGGGGCTCCCGCCACCGATGCGCAGATCGCGGCCATCCATACCTTCCTCAGCACCCTGAAATGA
- a CDS encoding b(o/a)3-type cytochrome-c oxidase subunit 1 — MTAISSITPPTVQGGLDAATLSGLKKVTQYYVVTAFLALFIGVMIGPLQALNYAGIDAYPAIARIPLLRNIISSYYQGLTLHGVLNALVFTQFFTSGWLLYLPLRDLNVRPNLKFAWFTYGMMLAGLLIAAVPLLMNNATVLYTFYPPMEGSPVFYIGAAIMVAASLLVAGQVTVAWLGWKRANPGRVTPVVAYMSVATWLMWCIAALGLVAEVLVMLIPWSLGLTSGVDPLLSRTLFWWTGHPIVYFWLLPAYVSWYAFLPRQTGGRLASEGLARLAFALFLVFSVPVGLHHQYADPNISNTWKTIHMFLTFLVAVPSLLTAFSAAAALEDAARARGGRGLFAWIGRLNWRDASMTGQVLAMVSFIFGGAGGIVNASSAFSPVVHNTAWIPGHFHITVGTATTLSFMAITFWLVPHLTGKRLQSPRLALPSVWLWFTGMMLFAVGMHWQGLAGVPRRAHISASAQQAVYDAMNLAVPKALTGISGMVLLVAALLYFWILFRTLLSPRVDDPEATVIPTSDAISPAGTDLAAASTLVRRTEPLLAIAGAALLLTLLVYLPVIGPMIADYQAVPGRRLW; from the coding sequence TTGACCGCCATCAGTTCCATCACGCCGCCCACCGTGCAAGGCGGGCTGGACGCCGCCACGCTGAGCGGCCTCAAGAAAGTCACGCAGTATTACGTCGTCACGGCCTTCCTGGCGCTGTTCATCGGTGTGATGATCGGGCCGCTCCAGGCGCTGAACTACGCCGGCATCGACGCGTACCCGGCCATCGCCAGGATTCCGCTGCTGCGCAACATCATCAGCTCGTATTACCAGGGGCTCACGCTGCACGGCGTGCTGAATGCGCTGGTGTTCACACAGTTCTTCACGTCCGGCTGGCTGCTGTACCTGCCCCTGCGCGACCTGAACGTGCGCCCCAACCTGAAATTCGCGTGGTTCACGTACGGCATGATGCTCGCCGGTCTGCTCATCGCCGCCGTGCCGCTCCTGATGAACAACGCGACCGTGCTCTACACCTTCTACCCGCCCATGGAGGGCAGCCCCGTCTTCTACATCGGCGCGGCCATCATGGTCGCCGCGAGCCTGCTGGTCGCCGGACAGGTGACCGTGGCGTGGCTCGGCTGGAAACGCGCGAACCCCGGCCGGGTCACGCCGGTCGTCGCTTACATGAGCGTTGCCACGTGGCTGATGTGGTGTATCGCCGCGCTGGGCCTGGTCGCCGAAGTGCTTGTCATGCTGATTCCGTGGTCGCTGGGCCTGACTTCCGGCGTCGATCCCCTGCTGTCGCGCACGCTGTTCTGGTGGACGGGCCATCCCATCGTGTACTTCTGGCTGCTGCCCGCGTACGTCTCGTGGTACGCCTTCCTGCCCCGGCAGACGGGCGGGCGCCTGGCCTCCGAGGGCCTTGCGCGGCTGGCCTTCGCGCTGTTCTTGGTGTTCAGCGTGCCCGTCGGTCTGCACCACCAGTACGCGGATCCGAACATCTCGAACACTTGGAAGACCATCCACATGTTCCTGACGTTCCTGGTGGCGGTGCCCAGCCTGCTGACCGCCTTCAGCGCCGCCGCCGCGCTCGAGGACGCCGCCCGCGCCCGTGGCGGCCGGGGGCTGTTCGCGTGGATCGGCCGCCTGAACTGGCGGGACGCGTCCATGACCGGGCAGGTGCTGGCGATGGTCAGCTTCATCTTCGGTGGGGCGGGCGGCATCGTGAACGCCAGTTCTGCCTTCTCGCCCGTCGTGCACAACACCGCGTGGATTCCCGGTCACTTCCACATCACGGTCGGCACGGCCACCACCCTGAGCTTCATGGCGATCACCTTCTGGCTCGTGCCGCACCTGACCGGCAAGCGCCTCCAGTCGCCGCGTCTGGCACTGCCCAGCGTGTGGCTGTGGTTCACCGGCATGATGCTGTTCGCCGTCGGCATGCACTGGCAGGGCCTGGCGGGCGTGCCGCGCCGCGCGCACATCAGCGCCAGCGCGCAGCAGGCCGTGTACGACGCCATGAACCTCGCCGTGCCCAAGGCCCTGACCGGGATCAGCGGCATGGTGCTGCTCGTCGCGGCGCTGCTGTACTTCTGGATTCTGTTCCGCACCCTGCTCTCGCCGCGCGTGGACGATCCGGAAGCCACCGTCATTCCCACCAGCGACGCCATCAGTCCTGCAGGCACCGACCTCGCGGCGGCCAGCACGCTGGTGCGTCGCACCGAGCCGCTCCTGGCGATCGCGGGCGCCGCGCTGCTGCTCACGCTGCTGGTGTACCTGCCGGTGATCGGCCCCATGATCGCGGACTACCAGGCCGTGCCCGGCCGGAGGCTGTGGTGA
- a CDS encoding cytochrome c oxidase subunit II, whose amino-acid sequence MPAPPSSGLDHRTLEKYESIWAGLSLVLVVLLFVGVLASMISGTFPLLRGGGHGAAPASGRIDPTKLGVTAFAHPGLVRTDSGLELYIVARAFTFTPAVVRVPAGTPITLHVTSADVVHGFQVTGTTLNDEILPGHVSSFTVTFRQSGEQHVICNEYCGAGHQDMITRFIVEAPKKE is encoded by the coding sequence GTGCCCGCGCCTCCTTCTTCCGGCCTCGACCACCGCACGCTGGAGAAATACGAGTCGATCTGGGCGGGCCTGTCCCTGGTGCTGGTCGTGCTGCTGTTCGTGGGCGTGCTCGCCAGCATGATCAGCGGCACCTTCCCGCTGCTGCGCGGCGGCGGGCACGGCGCGGCGCCCGCCAGCGGCCGGATCGATCCCACGAAGCTCGGGGTCACCGCCTTCGCGCATCCTGGCCTCGTGCGGACGGACAGCGGCCTGGAACTGTACATCGTCGCGCGGGCCTTCACGTTCACGCCCGCCGTGGTGCGCGTTCCGGCCGGGACGCCCATCACCCTCCACGTCACCTCGGCGGACGTCGTACACGGTTTCCAGGTCACGGGCACCACCCTCAACGACGAGATCCTGCCCGGCCACGTCTCGAGCTTCACGGTGACCTTTCGCCAGAGCGGCGAGCAGCACGTGATCTGCAACGAGTATTGCGGGGCCGGCCACCAGGACATGATCACGCGCTTCATCGTGGAAGCGCCGAAGAAGGAGTAA
- a CDS encoding cytochrome c oxidase subunit 2A: protein MTPPTGSHEERGRPPLGTLAVVGVLLLTISTLWLLVLGILEGRA, encoded by the coding sequence GTGACACCACCCACAGGTTCGCACGAGGAGCGTGGCCGTCCCCCCCTGGGCACGCTGGCCGTGGTCGGAGTGCTGCTGCTGACCATCAGCACCCTGTGGCTGCTGGTGCTGGGCATCCTGGAAGGCCGGGCGTAG
- a CDS encoding CBS domain-containing protein has translation MLVHELMTSPPVTAPPSLPLPDAAHLMRSRGIRRLPVVDGTTLVGIVTDRDLREALPSRVSTLSPWEATTRLAAVSVADVMRRSVLTTTPDAEARDAASTMLSHRVGALPVIDEAGQVIGIISVTDVLREYARPPEVSA, from the coding sequence ATGCTCGTACACGAACTCATGACCAGCCCGCCCGTCACGGCCCCGCCCTCGCTGCCCCTGCCGGACGCCGCGCACCTGATGCGCTCGCGGGGCATTCGCCGCCTGCCGGTCGTGGACGGCACCACCCTGGTGGGCATCGTCACGGACCGCGACCTGCGCGAGGCGCTGCCCAGCCGGGTCAGCACGCTCTCGCCGTGGGAGGCGACCACGCGGCTCGCGGCGGTCAGTGTGGCCGACGTCATGCGCCGCTCGGTGCTGACCACCACCCCGGACGCCGAGGCCCGCGACGCCGCCTCCACCATGCTCAGCCACCGCGTGGGGGCGCTGCCGGTCATCGACGAGGCCGGGCAGGTGATCGGCATCATCAGCGTGACGGATGTGCTGCGCGAGTACGCCCGCCCGCCCGAGGTGAGCGCGTGA
- a CDS encoding BTAD domain-containing putative transcriptional regulator, which produces MTATTRTAVHTPPPALLLRSLGQPDVIVDGRSVTWPAHSAEELLWFLHANPQGVHRHELLDALWGLEDSPASANRFRVALHRLRSVLGRPDAVIEDRGRYLLHPDVVAASDTAALHHALVASRVSGNVQEREALLRQAVASAQGEYLPHLTGEWVEAARSAHRAAIVEANLTLSLLHCEARECPLAAQALLRAAAADPLIGEDQHQRLMACLATTRGKYAAIEHYRRYRAFLAAEVGDTPMPDTVAFAERLKAGEQPCASTAFVPEGQPGTPPPAAS; this is translated from the coding sequence ATGACGGCCACCACAAGAACCGCTGTACACACCCCACCGCCGGCCCTGCTGCTGCGTTCCCTGGGCCAGCCGGACGTGATCGTGGATGGCCGGAGTGTGACCTGGCCCGCCCACAGCGCCGAGGAGCTGCTGTGGTTCCTGCACGCCAATCCGCAGGGCGTCCACCGGCATGAACTGCTGGACGCCCTGTGGGGCCTGGAGGACTCGCCGGCCAGCGCGAACCGCTTCCGGGTGGCGCTGCACCGCCTGCGCTCCGTGCTGGGCCGCCCGGACGCCGTGATCGAGGACCGGGGCCGTTACCTCCTGCACCCGGACGTGGTGGCGGCCAGCGACACGGCCGCCCTGCACCATGCGCTCGTGGCGTCGCGGGTCTCCGGGAACGTGCAGGAACGCGAGGCCCTGCTGCGGCAGGCCGTGGCCAGCGCGCAGGGCGAGTACCTGCCGCACCTGACCGGCGAGTGGGTCGAGGCCGCCCGCAGCGCCCACCGGGCCGCGATCGTCGAGGCGAACCTGACGTTGTCGCTGCTGCACTGCGAGGCCCGCGAGTGCCCGCTGGCCGCCCAGGCCCTGCTGCGCGCCGCCGCCGCCGACCCGCTGATCGGTGAGGATCAGCACCAGCGCCTGATGGCCTGCCTGGCGACCACGCGCGGGAAGTACGCGGCCATCGAGCACTACCGCCGATACCGCGCCTTCCTGGCCGCCGAGGTCGGGGATACGCCCATGCCGGACACTGTGGCCTTCGCCGAGCGCCTCAAGGCCGGTGAGCAGCCCTGCGCGAGCACGGCCTTCGTACCCGAGGGCCAGCCGGGCACGCCTCCGCCCGCCGCGTCCTGA
- a CDS encoding acyl-CoA dehydrogenase family protein encodes MDFTLPEELRDVQATIRDFMLGRVEPRAHEIEDTNRVPPELLQEAAGLGLFGLSIPEEYGGVGLGMLGRCAAYEAMGMGHMGFGGVISAHASIGTSGLVKLGTDEQKARFLPRMATGECIAGFAITEPSSGSDAANIRTKAERRGDVYVMNGTKHYISNAPIAGLLTVIAITDASKGTKGMSAFLVEPQSTPGVSIGKIDEKMGQKGALSAEVIFADAEIPAANLLGPEHLGYREALGILTNGRVGIAARSTGAMQRLLDLSVAHAKTREQFGQPIAGFQAVQFMLAEMEIAIQTSRVLWQKVAWMVDHGQDVRRMASVAKYHATEMLSQVADKAVQVAGGMGYMKDSPVERYYRDQRLLRIYEGTSEIQKIIIAGDLLR; translated from the coding sequence ATGGATTTCACTCTGCCGGAAGAGCTGCGCGACGTGCAGGCGACCATCCGCGACTTCATGCTGGGCCGCGTCGAGCCCCGCGCCCACGAGATCGAGGACACCAACCGCGTTCCCCCGGAACTGCTGCAGGAGGCCGCCGGGCTAGGCCTGTTCGGCCTGAGCATTCCCGAGGAGTACGGCGGCGTAGGCCTGGGCATGCTGGGTCGCTGCGCCGCCTACGAGGCCATGGGCATGGGCCACATGGGTTTCGGCGGCGTGATTTCGGCGCACGCCAGCATCGGCACGAGCGGGCTGGTGAAGCTGGGCACCGACGAACAGAAGGCCCGCTTCCTGCCCCGCATGGCCACCGGCGAGTGCATCGCGGGCTTCGCCATCACCGAGCCGAGCAGCGGCAGCGACGCCGCGAACATCCGCACGAAGGCCGAGCGCCGGGGCGACGTGTACGTGATGAACGGCACCAAGCACTACATCAGCAACGCGCCGATTGCCGGACTGCTCACCGTCATTGCCATCACCGACGCCAGCAAGGGGACGAAGGGCATGAGCGCCTTCCTGGTTGAGCCGCAGAGCACGCCCGGCGTCAGCATCGGCAAGATCGACGAGAAGATGGGCCAGAAGGGCGCCCTGAGCGCCGAGGTGATCTTCGCTGACGCCGAGATTCCCGCCGCGAACCTGCTCGGGCCCGAGCACCTGGGCTACCGCGAGGCGCTGGGCATCCTCACGAACGGCCGGGTCGGCATCGCGGCGCGCAGTACCGGGGCCATGCAGCGGCTGCTCGACCTGTCGGTGGCGCACGCCAAGACCCGCGAGCAGTTCGGGCAGCCCATCGCCGGGTTCCAGGCCGTGCAGTTCATGCTGGCCGAGATGGAGATCGCCATCCAGACCAGCCGGGTGCTGTGGCAGAAGGTCGCGTGGATGGTCGACCACGGCCAGGACGTGCGGCGCATGGCCAGCGTCGCCAAGTACCACGCGACCGAGATGCTCTCGCAGGTGGCCGACAAGGCCGTGCAGGTCGCGGGCGGCATGGGCTACATGAAGGACTCTCCGGTCGAGCGCTACTACCGCGACCAGCGGCTGCTGCGGATCTACGAGGGCACCAGCGAGATCCAGAAGATCATCATCGCGGGCGACCTGCTGCGGTAG
- the truA gene encoding tRNA pseudouridine(38-40) synthase TruA, which translates to MSAEPREFRPPDGYRRLRLEVAWDGAPYAGWQSQPNLPSVQDTLHAAAARLTPGAFRPVAAGRTDAGVHAEAMPVHVDVPQDFRVPTEKLARALNAWLPSTIAVLHAQDAPPGFHARYSCTQRQYVYRLLAAPQRHPLWHGRALHVPGPLDAQAMNATAAHLIGTHDFAAFATQEERQTVRELRSLHVTPGPLVWEVHVQGESFLRHMVRGLVGTLLLAGQGRLDPDGAVGILHSRSRARAGANVPAHGLYFSGAAYAGSGESTAGAGTPLEPDAPTAAGRPR; encoded by the coding sequence ATGAGCGCCGAGCCCCGTGAATTCCGCCCGCCCGACGGATACCGTCGTCTGCGCCTGGAAGTCGCGTGGGACGGCGCACCCTACGCCGGGTGGCAGTCCCAGCCGAACCTGCCGAGCGTGCAGGACACCCTGCACGCGGCCGCGGCCCGCCTGACGCCGGGGGCCTTTCGCCCGGTCGCCGCCGGCCGCACGGACGCGGGCGTGCACGCCGAGGCCATGCCCGTGCACGTGGACGTGCCCCAGGATTTCCGGGTGCCCACCGAGAAACTCGCCCGCGCGCTGAACGCCTGGCTGCCGTCTACCATCGCCGTGCTGCACGCGCAGGACGCCCCGCCCGGCTTCCATGCGCGCTACTCTTGCACGCAGCGCCAGTACGTGTACCGCCTGCTGGCCGCCCCGCAACGCCACCCGCTGTGGCATGGGCGGGCGCTGCACGTGCCCGGGCCGCTCGACGCCCAGGCCATGAACGCCACCGCAGCCCACCTGATCGGTACGCACGACTTCGCCGCCTTCGCCACGCAGGAGGAACGGCAGACGGTGCGGGAACTCCGCAGCCTGCACGTCACTCCTGGCCCGCTGGTCTGGGAGGTGCACGTCCAGGGCGAGAGTTTCCTGCGGCACATGGTGCGCGGTCTGGTCGGCACGCTGCTGCTCGCCGGACAGGGCAGACTCGACCCGGACGGCGCCGTGGGCATCCTCCACAGCCGCAGCCGGGCCCGGGCGGGCGCGAACGTGCCCGCGCATGGTCTGTATTTCTCGGGGGCAGCGTACGCGGGATCTGGAGAGAGTACGGCCGGAGCGGGCACGCCGCTCGAGCCGGACGCGCCTACCGCAGCAGGTCGCCCGCGATGA